The following proteins are encoded in a genomic region of Fimbriimonadaceae bacterium:
- the rpsT gene encoding 30S ribosomal protein S20 has translation MANLKSSKKDIRRSSEKAAVNKSVKTSLKTYAKKVREAVASGDPEATAAAVTLAQKNFDKAVQRGIIHKNQAARRKSRIIGKAASLLAQAKPAEAKPKAKAAAKPKAEAKPKAEAKPKAAPKAKKADA, from the coding sequence ATGGCAAACCTGAAATCGTCCAAGAAAGACATCCGCCGCTCCAGCGAAAAGGCGGCGGTCAACAAATCTGTCAAGACCTCGCTGAAGACCTACGCCAAGAAGGTCCGCGAAGCCGTCGCCTCAGGCGACCCGGAGGCGACCGCCGCAGCGGTCACCTTGGCGCAGAAGAACTTTGACAAGGCCGTGCAGCGCGGCATCATCCACAAGAACCAGGCCGCCCGCCGCAAGAGCCGGATCATCGGCAAGGCCGCCAGTCTGCTTGCCCAGGCCAAACCGGCGGAAGCCAAGCCGAAGGCCAAGGCGGCCGCCAAGCCCAAGGCTGAGGCGAAACCCAAGGCCGAAGCAAAGCCGAAGGCCGCCCCCAAGGCCAAGAAAGCCGACGCCTGA
- the rpmE gene encoding 50S ribosomal protein L31: MKADTHPVNYPVLFIDGEHEWQGVSTIKTNETRKIDGVEHYVVHVDISAFSHPFYTGQKRIVDTAGRVEKFMRRYAGQQNKG; this comes from the coding sequence ATGAAAGCTGACACCCATCCCGTGAACTACCCCGTGCTCTTCATCGACGGTGAGCACGAGTGGCAGGGCGTTTCAACCATCAAGACGAACGAGACGCGGAAGATCGACGGTGTGGAGCACTACGTGGTCCACGTCGATATCAGCGCCTTCTCCCACCCCTTCTACACCGGTCAAAAGCGCATCGTCGACACCGCCGGACGTGTCGAGAAGTTCATGCGCCGCTACGCTGGCCAGCAGAACAAGGGCTGA
- the ppdK gene encoding pyruvate, phosphate dikinase: protein MSDKRVYLFREGNATMRDLLGGKGANLAEMSNIGLPVPPGFTVTTQVCTEYYASGKALPTGLMDDMRKAVADVEANTGRKFGGTDKPLLFSVRSGAKFSMPGMMDTVLNLGLNPETLEAMIKETGDARFVYDSYRRFIMMFSDVAFGLSKHDFDNKIFQSYKEKVGAKNDLDLSADHLKEISALFLKHVEENAGRPFPTDVYEQLALGVEAVFKSWNTDRAIFYRRTEKIPDEIGTAVNVQAMVFGNAGDDCGTGVAFTRDPSTGEKALFGEYLMNAQGEDVVAGVRTPVPISELEKQNPAVYSEFVRVVNVLESHYKDMQDVEFTIEHGKLYMLQCRSGKRTGPAAVHIAVDMVHEGLIDKETAVQRVTGSHLDQLLHPRIDPSALDSAVLLAQGLAASPGAAVGEVVFDADKAAELGKGGLNHKVLLVRDETNPDDVHGMMASQGVLTARGGKTSHAAVVARGFGIPCVAGAEALEIDEHAHTMKVAGHIVKQGETITMDGSTGKVYLGALKLIAPEVSGAFGELMGWCDEFRTLKVRANADNPRDSHQALEFGAEGIGLCRTEHMFFETERLPIVQEMILTKDEAVRQSCLDRLEKVQQADFEGIFEAMEGKPVTVRLIDPPLHEFLPNMAGLIREVAILETQIAERGPKETTVQTMKLEERRAMLAAVEAMHEQNPMMGLRGVRLSIILPGLVVMQTRAILQAAAKLIKAGKKVLPEIMIPLVSTINELRLVQGQLEAEAKEIVKREGIEIPYTFGTMIEIPRAALTAGEIAEYAQFFSFGTNDLTQMTFGYSRDDAEGKFLQKYVENKVLTTNPFESIDQTGVGRLMKLAVQEGRATRDGLKCGICGEHGGDPESIYFCHSIGLDYVSCSPFRVPIARLSAAQAAIRERVKVSLDK, encoded by the coding sequence ATGAGTGACAAACGAGTCTATTTGTTCCGCGAAGGCAACGCCACCATGCGCGACCTTCTGGGCGGCAAGGGAGCCAACCTCGCCGAAATGTCCAACATCGGCCTTCCCGTCCCCCCTGGTTTCACCGTCACGACCCAGGTCTGCACCGAGTACTACGCGTCGGGTAAGGCGCTGCCGACCGGGCTGATGGACGACATGCGCAAGGCGGTCGCCGACGTCGAGGCGAACACGGGCCGCAAGTTTGGCGGCACCGACAAGCCGCTCCTCTTCTCCGTCCGCTCGGGCGCCAAGTTCTCGATGCCCGGCATGATGGACACGGTCTTGAACCTGGGTCTGAACCCCGAGACCCTGGAGGCGATGATCAAGGAGACAGGCGACGCGCGGTTTGTCTACGACAGCTACCGGCGCTTCATCATGATGTTCTCCGACGTCGCGTTCGGCCTCAGCAAGCACGACTTCGACAATAAGATCTTCCAGAGCTACAAGGAGAAGGTCGGGGCCAAAAACGACCTGGACCTCAGCGCAGACCACTTGAAAGAGATCAGCGCACTCTTCCTGAAACATGTCGAGGAAAACGCCGGCCGCCCGTTCCCGACCGACGTCTATGAGCAGTTGGCCCTCGGCGTCGAAGCGGTGTTCAAGAGCTGGAACACCGACCGCGCCATCTTCTACCGCCGGACGGAAAAGATCCCCGACGAGATCGGCACCGCCGTCAACGTCCAGGCGATGGTCTTTGGCAACGCGGGCGACGACTGCGGCACGGGTGTCGCCTTCACCCGCGACCCGTCGACGGGCGAGAAGGCCCTCTTTGGCGAGTACCTGATGAACGCCCAGGGCGAGGACGTCGTCGCCGGCGTCCGCACACCGGTGCCCATCAGCGAGTTGGAGAAGCAGAACCCCGCGGTCTACAGCGAGTTCGTCCGCGTGGTCAACGTCTTGGAGAGCCATTACAAGGACATGCAGGACGTCGAGTTCACGATCGAACACGGCAAGCTGTACATGCTCCAGTGTCGTAGTGGCAAGCGCACCGGGCCGGCCGCCGTGCACATCGCCGTCGACATGGTCCACGAGGGGCTGATCGACAAGGAGACGGCGGTGCAGCGCGTCACCGGTTCGCACCTTGACCAACTTCTTCACCCCCGCATCGACCCGTCGGCCCTAGATTCGGCCGTCCTGCTGGCCCAGGGTCTGGCCGCATCCCCGGGCGCGGCGGTGGGCGAAGTCGTCTTCGACGCCGACAAGGCCGCCGAACTCGGCAAGGGTGGCCTTAACCACAAGGTCCTCCTCGTCCGCGACGAAACGAACCCGGACGACGTCCACGGCATGATGGCCAGCCAAGGCGTCTTGACCGCCCGTGGCGGCAAGACGTCGCACGCCGCCGTCGTCGCACGGGGCTTTGGTATCCCGTGTGTCGCGGGCGCCGAGGCGCTGGAGATCGACGAGCACGCCCACACGATGAAAGTCGCCGGCCACATTGTCAAGCAGGGCGAGACGATCACGATGGACGGTTCGACCGGGAAGGTCTACTTGGGCGCGTTGAAGCTTATCGCCCCCGAGGTCAGCGGTGCGTTCGGCGAACTGATGGGTTGGTGCGACGAGTTCCGGACCCTCAAGGTGCGGGCGAACGCCGACAACCCCCGTGACAGCCACCAAGCCCTAGAGTTCGGTGCGGAAGGCATCGGCCTCTGCCGCACCGAGCACATGTTCTTTGAGACCGAGCGGTTGCCGATCGTCCAGGAAATGATCCTGACCAAGGACGAGGCCGTCCGCCAGAGTTGCCTCGACCGGCTGGAGAAGGTCCAGCAGGCCGATTTCGAGGGCATCTTCGAGGCGATGGAAGGCAAGCCCGTGACGGTGCGGTTGATCGACCCGCCGTTGCACGAGTTCCTGCCCAACATGGCGGGTCTGATCAGGGAGGTCGCCATTCTGGAGACCCAGATCGCCGAACGCGGGCCTAAGGAGACGACCGTCCAGACGATGAAGCTGGAAGAGCGTCGAGCCATGCTCGCCGCCGTCGAGGCGATGCACGAGCAGAACCCCATGATGGGCCTGCGCGGCGTCCGGCTCTCGATCATCCTGCCCGGCCTCGTCGTCATGCAGACTCGGGCGATCCTCCAGGCCGCCGCGAAGTTGATCAAGGCGGGCAAGAAGGTGCTCCCCGAGATCATGATCCCGCTGGTCTCCACGATCAACGAACTGCGGTTGGTGCAGGGTCAACTGGAAGCCGAGGCCAAGGAGATCGTCAAGCGCGAGGGCATCGAGATCCCGTACACCTTTGGCACGATGATCGAGATCCCCCGCGCGGCCCTGACGGCGGGCGAGATCGCGGAGTACGCCCAGTTCTTCAGCTTCGGCACCAACGACCTGACCCAGATGACGTTCGGCTACTCGCGGGACGACGCCGAAGGGAAGTTCCTGCAGAAGTACGTCGAGAACAAGGTCCTGACCACCAACCCGTTCGAGTCCATCGACCAAACCGGTGTGGGCAGGTTGATGAAGTTGGCCGTCCAGGAGGGCCGCGCCACTCGCGACGGTCTGAAGTGCGGCATCTGCGGTGAGCACGGCGGCGACCCTGAGTCGATCTACTTCTGCCACTCGATCGGCTTGGACTACGTGAGTTGCTCCCCGTTCCGCGTGCCCATCGCGCGGCTTTCGGCGGCGCAGGCGGCGATCCGCGAGCGGGTCAAGGTCAGCCTGGACAAGTAG
- a CDS encoding M56 family metallopeptidase: protein MNPGLLHQTGLTLLHFLWQGAAVAVCLWAVLCVVPVRRADVRYALALGAMAMLCLLPVATFAWMRGAAVRPSGMLTGAVAAVQREALAFTRQPGTLTTTASFDLPTTATFVWAAGVVVLGLRLAAGVLRARQVTRRRTCEVSFDWQERLAVLAEELGITRPVRILASEAVEAPATVGVWRAVVLVPCSFLSKMPEDAVEALLLHELAHIRRHDYLLNIVQTVVETVLFYHPAVWWVSHVVRAERENCCDDIAVGATGDSASYARALTMLEERRVMALAVPASGGHLMKRIRRILNINAPADPAPAARPAALVVTVAMMALAATVLANPQTHRTTTDHGPDTKVTKDVPGDLFALAAPVGDIGSIGRTVKESDYTGKPVPVVKVALSPDLVVRKPGTVKGQAIELSYVSGDDGKSAIVFLDGRLVSPDGDKTLVVTAIPNDPHGDSYSLSLPGALLESKEELDAGSLVHFAVELSSDGSTLILRPSLSPSPTGGTVQFEGVPDGSPLAPRATRAATVKGKRTARVVPGTPAPLPDDIFVPRANFVLVPGAATTAPVAEVQAVPAKARPAKAPRARAAKASNTSSAVAASASVPYAPAPEARYVAVAGSPTQAEEGDPRITLMADGVSISQAVHDLVLQSDVSVLIEPGDYRRVTLFSRGLKAEEALSFIVRAANGVLRRDGKTWIISPRTPKAENKASGSATGR from the coding sequence ATGAACCCCGGATTACTCCACCAGACTGGCTTGACGCTGCTCCACTTTCTGTGGCAGGGGGCGGCAGTCGCCGTCTGTCTGTGGGCCGTGCTGTGCGTCGTGCCGGTGCGCCGGGCGGACGTCCGCTATGCTTTGGCCCTGGGGGCCATGGCCATGCTCTGTCTGCTCCCCGTCGCGACATTTGCCTGGATGCGGGGCGCGGCCGTCCGTCCAAGCGGCATGCTCACGGGGGCAGTGGCGGCGGTCCAGCGAGAAGCACTGGCTTTCACCCGACAACCTGGGACGCTGACAACGACGGCCTCTTTCGACTTGCCCACCACGGCGACCTTCGTTTGGGCGGCAGGTGTCGTCGTGTTGGGGCTCCGGCTAGCCGCTGGGGTGCTCCGTGCCCGCCAAGTCACGCGCCGGCGGACGTGCGAAGTCTCCTTTGATTGGCAAGAACGACTTGCTGTCCTCGCCGAAGAGTTGGGGATCACCCGCCCTGTCCGCATCCTCGCCTCGGAGGCCGTTGAAGCACCAGCCACGGTCGGCGTCTGGAGGGCCGTCGTGCTCGTGCCGTGCAGCTTCCTTTCCAAGATGCCCGAGGACGCGGTCGAGGCCCTGCTCCTCCACGAGCTGGCCCACATCCGCCGTCACGACTACCTTCTCAACATCGTCCAGACGGTCGTCGAGACCGTCCTCTTCTACCATCCCGCCGTCTGGTGGGTGTCGCACGTGGTCCGCGCCGAACGTGAGAACTGCTGCGACGACATCGCCGTTGGAGCCACGGGCGACAGCGCCAGCTACGCCCGGGCCTTGACCATGCTCGAAGAGCGCCGCGTCATGGCGCTCGCCGTCCCAGCCTCAGGAGGCCACCTCATGAAACGCATCCGACGCATCCTCAACATCAACGCCCCGGCCGATCCGGCCCCCGCCGCCCGCCCGGCCGCCCTTGTCGTCACCGTCGCCATGATGGCTTTGGCCGCGACTGTCCTGGCCAACCCCCAGACCCATCGGACGACCACCGACCACGGGCCAGACACCAAGGTCACCAAGGATGTGCCGGGCGACCTTTTCGCCCTCGCCGCCCCGGTCGGCGACATCGGCTCGATCGGCCGGACGGTAAAGGAGTCAGACTACACCGGAAAGCCCGTTCCGGTCGTCAAGGTCGCACTGTCTCCGGACCTTGTCGTCCGCAAACCAGGCACGGTCAAGGGCCAAGCCATTGAGCTGTCATATGTCTCAGGCGATGACGGCAAGTCAGCGATTGTCTTCCTCGATGGACGGCTGGTCAGTCCTGATGGCGACAAGACCCTTGTCGTGACCGCCATACCAAACGATCCGCACGGCGACTCATACTCTCTGTCGCTTCCAGGCGCCCTATTGGAGTCTAAAGAAGAGTTGGACGCAGGGTCGCTCGTGCACTTCGCCGTCGAGCTCTCCTCCGACGGATCGACTCTGATCCTTCGTCCCTCACTCTCACCAAGTCCCACTGGTGGCACCGTCCAATTTGAGGGTGTACCCGACGGCTCCCCCCTGGCACCCCGGGCCACAAGGGCGGCGACCGTGAAGGGAAAGCGGACGGCCCGGGTCGTACCGGGGACTCCGGCTCCCCTTCCCGACGACATTTTCGTGCCCCGGGCCAACTTTGTGCTGGTGCCCGGAGCGGCAACGACCGCCCCGGTTGCCGAAGTCCAAGCCGTCCCCGCAAAGGCACGACCCGCCAAGGCACCCCGGGCGAGGGCCGCCAAAGCAAGCAACACTTCAAGCGCGGTCGCGGCGTCGGCAAGTGTCCCCTACGCGCCGGCACCCGAAGCCCGGTATGTGGCTGTCGCCGGGAGCCCGACGCAGGCCGAAGAAGGCGATCCACGGATCACTCTGATGGCTGACGGAGTCTCCATCAGCCAGGCTGTCCACGACCTTGTCCTCCAATCCGACGTCTCCGTCTTGATCGAACCTGGCGACTACCGACGGGTGACCCTGTTCTCCCGAGGGCTGAAGGCGGAGGAGGCCTTGTCATTCATCGTCAGGGCTGCCAACGGCGTCTTGCGCCGCGACGGCAAGACCTGGATCATCTCGCCGCGCACGCCGAAGGCCGAGAACAAGGCGTCCGGGTCCGCCACCGGCCGGTAG
- a CDS encoding BlaI/MecI/CopY family transcriptional regulator — translation MDTRDKSHRPTNAEMEVLQVLWKHGPSTVREVNDEIAKTRNVGYTTTLKVMQIMVDKESLRRDESGKAHVYSPAESTKVAKTAILADVIERVFDGSAADLVLHALGGQRATTQELAEIKALIRSLEEGK, via the coding sequence ATGGACACCAGGGACAAGAGCCACCGGCCCACCAACGCCGAGATGGAAGTCCTCCAGGTCTTGTGGAAGCACGGCCCGTCGACCGTCCGGGAAGTGAACGACGAGATCGCCAAGACGCGCAACGTCGGATACACGACGACCCTCAAGGTCATGCAGATCATGGTCGACAAGGAGAGTCTGAGGCGTGACGAGTCAGGCAAAGCCCACGTCTACTCTCCCGCCGAGTCGACCAAAGTCGCAAAAACGGCGATCCTCGCCGACGTGATCGAACGGGTGTTCGACGGGTCGGCTGCCGACCTCGTCCTGCACGCCCTGGGCGGCCAAAGGGCCACGACCCAAGAACTTGCCGAGATCAAGGCGCTTATCCGTTCGCTGGAGGAGGGGAAATGA
- a CDS encoding cyclic nucleotide-binding domain-containing protein: MDVFAGIRDSYFAAGLSDEEVGAVASLAELVPFTDMETVLEDDDSAESMYVLLSGRVEVTTMTGELIARLKTGELFGEIALFEGGRRSAQVIGRGEGHLARISAKSLNALMDSRPAIGVVILRNLGRTLCDRLRSSNIQLESVLQGLG, translated from the coding sequence ATGGACGTGTTTGCCGGTATTCGGGACAGCTATTTTGCCGCCGGTCTCTCGGACGAAGAAGTCGGGGCCGTCGCGTCCCTTGCCGAGCTCGTCCCCTTCACCGACATGGAGACGGTTCTGGAGGACGACGACTCGGCCGAGTCGATGTACGTCCTTCTGTCCGGGCGCGTCGAGGTGACGACGATGACGGGAGAACTGATCGCCCGCCTGAAGACCGGCGAACTGTTCGGCGAGATCGCCCTCTTTGAGGGAGGCCGGCGTTCGGCCCAGGTGATCGGCCGGGGCGAGGGTCACTTGGCCCGCATTAGCGCCAAGTCGCTTAACGCCCTCATGGACAGCCGGCCCGCTATCGGCGTCGTCATCCTGAGGAACCTGGGGCGGACCCTTTGCGACCGGCTGAGGTCCAGCAACATCCAACTGGAGTCTGTCCTCCAAGGACTCGGCTGA
- a CDS encoding proline dehydrogenase family protein, with the protein MFRTTILRTASLPPVKAAVKNTPLFRPVVTRFIAGDTVEEAIQVAERLADEGFFVTLDQLGENVADVEAATRELESYVRLVDQISQSSRRSQINISIKLTALGLDQGDDVAEANFRRLLAAAQASDTFVRADMEASEYTERTVQMIERVFPDLDNTGTVLQSYLYSCGSHVDRLVRLGSRVRLVKGAYLEPESVAYQSKADVDANYLECAKKLLLRGRYPAIATHDEAVINELLAFAADNGVHPGRFEWQMLYGIRRDLQAKLRDMGHNVRIYVPFGSAWYPYFTRRLAERPANLLFILRSFVK; encoded by the coding sequence ATGTTTCGGACGACAATCCTCCGCACTGCTTCCCTGCCTCCGGTGAAGGCGGCGGTCAAGAACACCCCCCTCTTCCGCCCTGTCGTCACCCGGTTCATCGCCGGGGACACCGTCGAGGAAGCTATTCAGGTCGCCGAACGATTGGCCGACGAAGGGTTCTTCGTCACCCTCGACCAACTCGGCGAAAACGTCGCCGACGTCGAAGCAGCGACACGGGAGTTGGAGTCCTATGTCCGCCTTGTCGACCAGATCTCCCAATCAAGCCGCCGGTCCCAGATCAACATCTCGATCAAGCTGACCGCCCTGGGGCTCGACCAAGGCGACGATGTCGCCGAGGCGAACTTCCGCCGGCTCCTCGCCGCCGCGCAGGCCAGCGACACCTTTGTCCGGGCCGACATGGAGGCCTCGGAATACACGGAGCGGACCGTACAGATGATCGAGCGGGTCTTCCCCGACTTGGACAACACCGGCACGGTCCTGCAGAGCTACCTCTACAGTTGTGGCTCGCATGTTGACCGGCTTGTCCGCCTCGGCAGCCGGGTCAGGTTGGTCAAAGGGGCTTATTTGGAGCCCGAATCAGTCGCCTACCAAAGTAAAGCCGACGTCGACGCCAACTATCTGGAGTGCGCCAAAAAGCTCTTGCTCCGTGGACGCTACCCCGCCATCGCCACCCACGACGAGGCGGTCATCAACGAACTCCTTGCCTTTGCCGCTGACAACGGTGTCCATCCCGGCCGTTTCGAGTGGCAGATGTTGTATGGCATCCGAAGAGACTTGCAGGCCAAGCTCCGCGACATGGGCCATAACGTCCGGATCTACGTGCCGTTCGGGTCGGCGTGGTACCCCTACTTCACCCGGCGCCTGGCCGAGCGGCCCGCCAACCTCCTGTTTATCCTCCGAAGCTTCGTCAAATGA
- a CDS encoding glycosyltransferase family 4 protein → MRIILVGQGSLPIPPKGWGAVEHIIWEYAVRLRAKGHDVQIVNSKWRLAALRCAVLVRLRPVDVVHVHQARALRWVVPLVGKRSQVVATCHEPVDIERDAQTEADLARARHHLVLNDGVGRLVKSLRPDASVAVLRNGTETNEFGDHRDGDGRAVCVGKVQRRKRQRELARVLWDAGVPCDFVGPRGDDTLEEGTYELWTEFDRETLRRELGRWSCLVLVSHAEGQALVVAEGLAAGLCVVVSPEASQNLDTSRPFVFVVDRPEQWPGAVRQAIEANPGLRDQARAYARANFDMDAVVDGYVRQLQEWREAQA, encoded by the coding sequence ATGCGCATCATTTTGGTCGGACAAGGCAGTCTTCCGATCCCGCCAAAAGGATGGGGGGCGGTCGAGCATATCATCTGGGAATATGCCGTCCGGCTACGTGCCAAGGGACATGACGTCCAGATCGTCAACTCGAAGTGGAGGCTGGCCGCCCTGCGCTGTGCCGTCCTGGTCCGGCTCCGGCCCGTCGATGTGGTCCATGTCCACCAGGCCCGGGCCCTCCGCTGGGTGGTGCCCCTGGTCGGGAAGCGGAGCCAGGTGGTGGCCACATGCCATGAACCGGTGGACATTGAGCGCGACGCCCAGACCGAGGCCGACCTCGCCCGGGCGCGCCATCATCTGGTGCTCAACGACGGGGTAGGGCGGCTGGTCAAGTCGTTGCGTCCCGACGCGTCGGTCGCGGTCTTGCGAAATGGTACGGAAACCAATGAGTTCGGTGACCATAGAGACGGCGACGGCCGGGCGGTCTGTGTGGGCAAAGTGCAGCGCAGGAAGCGGCAGCGGGAACTCGCCCGAGTCTTGTGGGACGCCGGTGTCCCCTGCGATTTTGTCGGGCCGAGAGGCGACGACACCCTTGAGGAGGGGACGTACGAGCTCTGGACTGAGTTTGACCGCGAGACGCTGCGGCGAGAACTCGGGAGATGGTCGTGTCTCGTCCTTGTCAGCCACGCCGAGGGCCAGGCGCTCGTCGTCGCCGAGGGGTTGGCCGCGGGGCTGTGCGTCGTCGTCTCACCCGAGGCTAGCCAGAACCTGGACACGTCGCGACCGTTTGTTTTCGTGGTCGACAGGCCCGAGCAGTGGCCCGGTGCGGTGCGGCAGGCGATCGAGGCGAACCCAGGCCTCCGCGACCAAGCGCGGGCGTATGCGCGGGCCAACTTCGACATGGACGCGGTCGTCGACGGCTATGTGAGACAGTTGCAAGAATGGCGTGAAGCCCAAGCATAG